The following proteins come from a genomic window of Bradyrhizobium paxllaeri:
- a CDS encoding XdhC family protein, which produces MSAHVEVMDLVAQMKSAEQPFVLATVVRTVSVTAAKAGAKAIIRPDGTIVAGWIGGGCARGAVLKAAREALLDGEPRMVSVQPENLLAELGVKPGDHREGIRFASNMCPSKGTMDIFVEPVLPHPSLVIFGASPVAMSLAAQARQLGYHVTLAAPAADIAAEPDAHVIIDGFAPRYLNEARRFVVVSTQGKGDEAALRAALAIKAEYHAFVGSRRKMAALRQKLVAGGSEAAAIDCVKAPAGLDLGAITPEEIAMSILAEITVERRRGQRTANPSGSKD; this is translated from the coding sequence ATGAGCGCGCATGTCGAAGTGATGGATCTCGTCGCGCAAATGAAGTCCGCCGAGCAGCCGTTCGTCCTGGCGACCGTGGTGCGCACGGTGTCGGTGACGGCGGCGAAAGCGGGTGCGAAGGCGATCATTCGCCCGGATGGCACCATTGTCGCCGGCTGGATCGGCGGCGGCTGCGCGCGGGGTGCGGTGCTGAAAGCCGCACGCGAAGCGCTGCTGGACGGGGAGCCGCGCATGGTGTCGGTGCAGCCCGAAAATCTCCTAGCCGAGCTCGGCGTCAAGCCGGGCGATCATCGCGAGGGCATCCGCTTCGCCAGCAACATGTGTCCGAGCAAGGGGACCATGGATATTTTCGTCGAGCCGGTGCTGCCGCATCCTTCGCTGGTGATCTTCGGCGCAAGCCCGGTTGCGATGTCGCTGGCTGCCCAAGCCCGCCAGCTCGGCTATCACGTCACGCTGGCTGCACCAGCCGCGGATATCGCCGCTGAGCCCGACGCCCATGTCATCATCGACGGCTTCGCGCCTCGCTATCTGAACGAAGCCCGGCGTTTCGTCGTGGTCTCGACCCAGGGCAAGGGCGATGAGGCCGCCTTGCGCGCCGCGCTCGCCATCAAGGCCGAGTATCACGCCTTCGTCGGCAGCCGCCGCAAGATGGCGGCGCTGCGCCAAAAGCTCGTGGCCGGTGGATCGGAGGCGGCCGCGATCGACTGCGTCAAGGCGCCGGCCGGGCTCGATCTCGGCGCGATCACGCCGGAGGAGATCGCGATGTCGATCCTCGCTGAAATCACCGTCGAACGCCGGCGCGGCCAGCGCACGGCCAATCCCTCGGGGAGTAAGGACTGA
- a CDS encoding vWA domain-containing protein translates to MSCCGTNPGYEEIDQVSRLVSARLAAFLRTLRDNGFAVGLHEGQDAASLMAAGYAKTPSMLRSAFKHLFSARKSDWERFDGLFDAFWLGKRARSRSLTMGSARAANNPSLKSLPGQRSEPRAADDGAMDQIPSADGADDNRSGEGRMEGASRADNLAEVDFRKIADPAQIEEAHAAAARLARAMRTRLTRRDLARRRGYRLDLRRTIHGNISHGGVPIDLVRRQRKTKPLRLVMLLDASGSMSMYTGVFLRFIHGVLDQFREAEAFLFHTRLAHVSDAMKEKDAARALDRLSILAQGAGGGTKIGESLQTFNRWHAARVIHSRTVVMIVSDGYETGDAALLGREMAALGRRCRRIVWLNPMMAWEGYAPEAAGIKAALPHVDLYAPANTLNSLASLEPYLAKL, encoded by the coding sequence ATGAGCTGCTGCGGCACCAATCCCGGATATGAAGAGATCGATCAGGTCTCGCGCCTCGTCTCCGCGAGGCTGGCGGCCTTTCTTCGGACGTTGCGCGACAACGGGTTCGCCGTCGGTCTCCACGAAGGTCAGGACGCCGCTTCGCTGATGGCGGCAGGTTATGCGAAGACCCCCTCGATGTTGCGTTCGGCATTCAAACATCTGTTCTCGGCACGGAAATCCGACTGGGAAAGATTCGATGGCCTGTTCGACGCGTTCTGGCTCGGCAAGCGCGCGCGGTCGCGATCCCTGACGATGGGGTCGGCAAGGGCGGCCAACAATCCATCGCTGAAGAGTCTACCCGGCCAGCGGTCCGAGCCGCGCGCCGCTGATGACGGCGCGATGGATCAGATCCCGTCCGCTGACGGCGCCGATGATAATCGTAGCGGCGAGGGACGAATGGAAGGCGCCTCGCGCGCCGACAATCTTGCCGAAGTGGACTTTCGAAAGATCGCCGATCCCGCACAGATCGAGGAAGCCCATGCCGCCGCCGCCCGGCTGGCGCGGGCCATGCGCACCCGGCTGACCCGTCGCGACCTGGCACGGAGACGCGGCTACCGGCTCGATCTGCGACGCACCATTCACGGCAACATCAGCCATGGTGGCGTGCCGATCGACCTTGTCAGGCGCCAGCGCAAGACAAAGCCGCTGCGGCTCGTCATGCTGCTCGATGCCTCGGGTTCGATGAGCATGTACACGGGCGTATTCCTGCGCTTCATCCATGGCGTACTGGACCAGTTTCGCGAGGCCGAGGCGTTCCTGTTCCACACGCGACTGGCGCATGTCTCCGACGCGATGAAGGAAAAGGACGCTGCGCGCGCTCTCGATCGGCTCTCGATCCTGGCGCAGGGTGCAGGCGGCGGCACCAAAATCGGCGAGAGCCTGCAGACGTTCAATCGCTGGCACGCGGCGCGCGTGATCCATTCGCGCACCGTCGTGATGATCGTGTCCGACGGCTACGAGACCGGCGATGCCGCGCTATTGGGCCGCGAGATGGCCGCGCTCGGCCGCCGCTGCCGCCGTATCGTCTGGCTCAATCCGATGATGGCGTGGGAGGGCTATGCGCCCGAGGCGGCAGGCATCAAGGCGGCGCTGCCGCATGTCGATCTCTACGCGCCGGCCAATACGCTGAACAGCCTGGCATCGCTCGAGCCTTATTTGGCGAAACTATAG
- a CDS encoding AAA family ATPase, with product MKDRKEIAERLAASGYIADAELATAISLMLMLKRPLLLEGEAGVGKTEVAKALASVHTTELIRLQCYEGLDQSAALYEWNYQRQLLSIQAHRGDDPDDVEHQIFSEKYLLERPLLAAIRRDTPPVLLIDEIDRADDEFEAFLLELLSDFQVSIPELGTIKATAIPHVVLTSNGTRELSDALRRRCLYHYVDYPDVDREARIIMARIEGAGASLALQIARMVEGVRKEELRKVPGVAETLDWAAALVGLDVRDLHEAPETVHETLMCLLKTQEDTSRVTREVTERLLGRVA from the coding sequence ATGAAGGATCGCAAAGAGATCGCGGAACGACTGGCCGCATCGGGCTATATCGCCGATGCGGAACTTGCGACCGCAATCTCGTTGATGCTTATGCTGAAGCGCCCGCTGTTGCTGGAAGGCGAGGCAGGCGTCGGCAAGACCGAGGTGGCGAAGGCGCTGGCATCGGTGCACACGACCGAGCTGATCCGCCTGCAATGCTACGAGGGGCTGGATCAGTCGGCTGCGCTCTATGAGTGGAACTACCAGCGGCAACTGCTGTCGATCCAGGCGCACCGCGGCGATGACCCCGATGATGTCGAACATCAGATTTTTTCGGAAAAGTACCTGCTGGAGCGGCCGCTGCTGGCCGCTATCCGGCGCGACACGCCGCCCGTGCTGCTGATCGACGAGATCGATCGCGCCGACGACGAGTTCGAGGCGTTCCTGCTCGAACTGCTGTCGGACTTCCAGGTTTCGATCCCCGAGCTAGGCACGATCAAGGCAACCGCGATCCCGCATGTGGTGCTGACCTCGAACGGCACGCGCGAACTCTCGGACGCGCTGCGCCGCCGCTGCCTCTATCATTATGTCGATTACCCCGATGTCGACCGCGAAGCACGCATCATCATGGCGCGGATCGAGGGCGCCGGCGCCTCGCTGGCGTTGCAGATCGCGCGCATGGTGGAGGGCGTCCGCAAGGAAGAGCTGCGCAAGGTCCCGGGGGTCGCGGAGACGCTGGATTGGGCGGCGGCACTGGTCGGCCTCGACGTCCGCGATCTCCATGAAGCGCCCGAGACGGTGCACGAGACGTTGATGTGCTTGCTCAAGACGCAGGAGGACACGTCGCGGGTGACACGCGAAGTGACCGAACGCCTGCTGGGGAGGGTCGCATGA